A window from Geomonas ferrireducens encodes these proteins:
- a CDS encoding homocysteine synthase → MSEKEFGFDTLALHAGQTVDPTTLSRAVPIYQTSSYVFKSSEHAANLFGLKEFGNIYTRLMNPTTDVLEKRVAELDGGVAALAVASGQAATTYAVLNIASAGQNIISTSYLYGGTYNLFHYTLPKLGITVKFVDSSDPENIRKAIDENTRLVYSEAIGNPKNNVDDFEAIATVAHDAGIPYIVDNTAATPYVFKPLQHGADIVVYSLTKFMSGHGTSIGGCVVDGGTFPWNNGKFPEFTEPDPSYHGLKFWDALGNISYIIKMRVELLRDMGACLSPFNAFQILQGLETLHVRMARHVENAQKVAEWLEQNPLVSWVNYPGLPSHKDHANAKKYLPNGTGAIIGFGIKGGVEAGSKFIDNVKLLSHLANIGDAKSLVIHPASTTHQQLSPAEQLASGVSPDFIRLSIGIEDVKDIIADLDQALKAAQA, encoded by the coding sequence ATGTCAGAAAAAGAATTCGGATTTGATACCCTTGCGCTCCATGCCGGCCAGACTGTAGATCCCACCACCCTGTCCCGTGCCGTACCGATCTATCAGACCTCTTCGTACGTGTTCAAAAGTTCCGAGCATGCGGCCAACCTTTTCGGGCTGAAGGAATTTGGCAACATCTACACCCGTCTGATGAACCCGACGACTGACGTGCTTGAAAAAAGAGTGGCGGAGTTGGATGGCGGCGTTGCAGCGCTCGCTGTCGCCTCCGGTCAGGCTGCCACCACCTACGCCGTGCTCAACATAGCGAGCGCGGGCCAGAACATAATCTCTACCAGTTATCTCTATGGCGGGACCTACAACCTTTTCCATTACACCCTGCCGAAACTCGGCATCACCGTTAAGTTCGTCGACTCGTCGGATCCGGAGAACATCCGCAAAGCCATCGATGAGAACACCCGTCTGGTTTACAGCGAAGCGATCGGGAACCCGAAGAACAACGTCGACGACTTCGAGGCGATTGCCACGGTTGCCCATGATGCAGGGATTCCTTATATCGTGGACAACACCGCGGCGACCCCGTATGTGTTCAAGCCGCTGCAGCACGGAGCAGACATAGTCGTTTATTCGCTGACCAAATTCATGAGTGGCCACGGCACGAGTATCGGCGGTTGTGTCGTTGATGGTGGTACCTTTCCATGGAACAACGGCAAGTTTCCCGAGTTCACCGAGCCTGATCCCTCCTACCACGGTCTCAAATTCTGGGATGCCCTGGGGAACATCTCCTACATCATCAAGATGAGGGTTGAACTGCTGCGAGACATGGGCGCATGCCTTTCGCCGTTCAACGCCTTCCAGATCCTGCAAGGGCTTGAGACCCTGCACGTCAGGATGGCGCGTCACGTAGAGAATGCCCAGAAGGTCGCCGAGTGGCTTGAACAGAATCCACTGGTGAGCTGGGTCAACTACCCCGGGTTGCCGAGCCACAAAGATCATGCGAATGCGAAGAAGTATCTCCCCAATGGCACGGGAGCCATCATAGGCTTCGGCATCAAGGGTGGTGTGGAAGCAGGCTCGAAGTTCATCGACAATGTGAAGCTTTTGTCCCATCTGGCTAATATCGGTGACGCAAAGAGCCTCGTCATACACCCGGCGTCTACTACGCACCAGCAATTAAGCCCGGCAGAGCAGTTGGCGTCAGGGGTGAGCCCCGACTTCATCAGGCTTTCCATTGGCATTGAAGACGTGAAGGACATTATCGCCGACCTGGACCAGGCCCTCAAAGCAGCACAGGCCTGA